In Bacteroidia bacterium, a single window of DNA contains:
- a CDS encoding (2Fe-2S)-binding protein, with amino-acid sequence MVKVTIDNIEVEVEPGTTILNAARKIGGKIVPPAMCYYSKLKGTGGKCRTCLVKVTKGSEKDPRPMPKLVPSCSTAVMDGMVVQNITSPEVLEARKAIVEFLLINHPLDCPVCDQAGECDLQNLSYEHGLSETRYEEERRTFEKIDIGDKIQLHMTRCILCYRCVFVADQLTEKRVHGIMNRGDVAEISTYIKNSVDNEFSGNMIDACPVGALTDKTFRFKSRVWFAKACDAHRNCTHCGGKVTVWMAGNDILRVTGRKDKYGEVEEFICNECRFEKKDLKDWVIEGPRKISRESVISQNHYMNKNKPEKKK; translated from the coding sequence ATGGTTAAAGTAACTATAGATAATATTGAAGTTGAAGTTGAACCCGGCACCACTATTTTGAATGCCGCACGTAAGATTGGAGGAAAAATTGTTCCACCAGCAATGTGCTATTATTCAAAATTAAAAGGAACTGGTGGAAAATGCAGAACCTGTCTTGTTAAAGTAACAAAGGGCTCAGAAAAAGACCCTCGCCCAATGCCGAAATTAGTACCTTCATGTTCAACTGCAGTGATGGATGGAATGGTAGTTCAAAATATTACCTCACCTGAAGTGCTTGAAGCAAGAAAAGCCATTGTTGAATTTTTACTAATAAACCATCCGTTGGATTGTCCAGTATGCGATCAGGCTGGTGAGTGCGATTTGCAGAATCTTTCTTATGAGCATGGATTATCTGAAACCAGATACGAAGAAGAAAGAAGAACATTTGAAAAAATAGATATTGGCGATAAGATTCAATTACACATGACTCGCTGTATTCTTTGTTATCGTTGTGTGTTTGTTGCTGATCAGTTAACTGAGAAAAGGGTTCATGGCATTATGAACCGTGGCGATGTTGCAGAAATCAGCACCTATATTAAAAATTCTGTTGATAATGAATTTTCCGGTAATATGATTGATGCGTGTCCCGTTGGTGCATTAACAGATAAAACTTTCCGTTTTAAAAGTCGTGTATGGTTTGCTAAAGCTTGCGATGCTCACAGAAATTGTACACATTGTGGCGGAAAAGTAACAGTATGGATGGCCGGAAATGATATTTTAAGAGTTACTGGAAGAAAAGATAAATACGGAGAAGTTGAAGAATTTATATGTAACGAATGTAGATTTGAAAAGAAAGATTTAAAAGATTGGGTAATTGAAGGTCCGCGGAAAATAAGCCGTGAATCGGTGATTTCACAGAATCATTATATGAATAAAAACAAACCCGAAAAGAAAAAATAA
- the nuoH gene encoding NADH-quinone oxidoreductase subunit NuoH, producing the protein MEFATILFKTILLFVIFVITLLVAMYATWAERKVAAFIQDRRGPNRAGPMGLLQPLADGLKMFMKEEIIPMTANRVLFIMGPSIAMTTACLTGAIIPWGGNLTINNKIYSLQITDLNIGILYIFAMVSIGVYGIMIGGWASNNKYSLLGAIRAASQMISYELAMGLSIITLVLTTGTLSLSEIVDQQQGWHWNIFYHPLGFIIFLICAFAECNRSPFDLPECETELIGGYHTEYSSMKLGFYLFAEYINMFISAAVISTLYFGGYHMPFIHHLDLSPNVMTLIGSAFFFLKIFFFIFLFMWVRWTLPRFRFDQLMNLGWKRLLPLGIINMFITALIILLNEYL; encoded by the coding sequence ATGGAATTTGCTACCATTTTGTTCAAGACCATACTGCTATTCGTAATATTTGTTATTACGTTACTTGTAGCAATGTATGCAACATGGGCAGAAAGGAAAGTTGCTGCATTTATTCAGGACAGGCGAGGACCAAACAGGGCAGGACCAATGGGATTATTACAACCTCTTGCAGATGGCTTAAAAATGTTTATGAAAGAGGAAATTATTCCGATGACCGCTAATCGTGTTCTCTTTATTATGGGTCCAAGTATTGCAATGACTACTGCATGTTTAACAGGAGCAATAATTCCATGGGGTGGGAATTTAACAATTAACAATAAAATATATTCGCTGCAGATTACCGATTTAAATATTGGAATACTTTACATTTTTGCAATGGTTTCCATTGGTGTCTATGGTATAATGATTGGTGGCTGGGCATCAAATAATAAATATTCTCTACTTGGTGCTATTCGTGCAGCTTCGCAGATGATAAGTTACGAATTAGCAATGGGATTATCCATTATTACCCTAGTCTTAACAACTGGTACACTAAGTCTAAGCGAAATAGTAGATCAACAACAAGGCTGGCACTGGAATATATTTTATCATCCTTTGGGTTTTATAATTTTTTTAATTTGTGCATTTGCAGAGTGTAACCGTTCTCCTTTTGATTTACCAGAATGTGAAACGGAGTTAATAGGTGGTTATCATACTGAATATAGCAGTATGAAACTTGGTTTTTATCTTTTTGCAGAATATATAAATATGTTTATTTCAGCTGCTGTTATATCAACATTATATTTTGGCGGATATCATATGCCATTTATACATCATCTTGATTTATCACCAAATGTTATGACATTAATTGGAAGTGCATTTTTCTTTTTAAAAATATTCTTTTTTATATTTTTATTCATGTGGGTAAGGTGGACATTACCACGTTTCCGTTTTGATCAATTAATGAATTTAGGCTGGAAAAGGTTATTACCATTGGGAATAATAAATATGTTTATTACAGCATTAATAATTTTATTAAACGAATATTTGTAG
- a CDS encoding NADH-quinone oxidoreductase subunit I: protein MEKLTGRSKVVSNKKLSFWESIYLPAIIGGMFITIKHFFRKKVTINVPEQTRKRSDVYRGMHVLKRDDEGRERCTACGLCALSCPAEAITMVAAERKPGEEHLYREEKYATIYEINMLRCIFCGDCEEACPKEAIFLTDRLVESEYKRKTFIYGKDLLVEPLEKDKRIDVSKRQTPEVLEFKKNKKLTHNK from the coding sequence ATGGAAAAGTTAACAGGCAGATCAAAAGTTGTTTCTAACAAAAAGTTATCTTTTTGGGAGAGCATATATTTGCCTGCAATTATTGGAGGAATGTTTATAACAATAAAGCATTTTTTCAGAAAAAAAGTAACTATTAATGTACCGGAACAAACTAGAAAGAGATCTGATGTTTATCGTGGAATGCATGTTTTAAAAAGAGATGATGAAGGTCGTGAGCGTTGTACGGCATGCGGATTATGTGCTTTGTCGTGCCCTGCAGAAGCGATTACAATGGTTGCTGCTGAAAGAAAACCAGGCGAAGAACATTTGTATCGTGAAGAAAAATATGCAACTATTTATGAAATAAATATGTTGCGTTGTATTTTCTGTGGCGACTGTGAGGAAGCCTGTCCTAAAGAGGCAATTTTCTTAACCGACAGATTAGTTGAAAGCGAATACAAAAGAAAAACTTTTATTTATGGCAAAGATCTTTTAGTTGAACCATTAGAAAAGGATAAACGTATTGATGTTTCAAAACGTCAGACACCAGAAGTATTAGAATTTAAAAAGAATAAAAAATTAACACATAACAAATAA
- a CDS encoding NADH-quinone oxidoreductase subunit J, with protein sequence MAFLFYLLSGIALLSALMVVLSKSPINSVIYLIVCFLAIAGHYILLNAQFLAVVHIIVYTGAIMVVFLFVIMLLNLNKTNEPHKSVLTKFMAVISGGMLFLVLIAAAKGVNEMIVANEFDANIGLVANLGKVLYTDYMIPFEASSVLFLSAMIGAVMLGKKDKK encoded by the coding sequence ATGGCATTTCTATTTTACCTATTATCTGGAATTGCTTTATTAAGTGCACTGATGGTGGTCTTGTCAAAGAGTCCCATTAATAGTGTGATTTATCTTATTGTTTGCTTTCTTGCAATTGCCGGTCATTATATACTTTTAAATGCTCAGTTTCTTGCAGTGGTTCATATTATTGTATACACTGGTGCTATTATGGTTGTGTTCCTTTTTGTAATTATGCTTTTGAATCTTAATAAAACCAATGAACCGCATAAATCTGTACTTACTAAATTTATGGCAGTAATTTCGGGTGGAATGTTATTTCTTGTGTTGATTGCAGCTGCCAAAGGTGTAAATGAAATGATAGTTGCAAATGAATTTGATGCAAATATTGGATTGGTTGCAAATCTTGGCAAAGTACTTTATACTGATTATATGATTCCTTTTGAAGCATCATCTGTTCTGTTCTTATCAGCAATGATAGGCGCAGTAATGCTTGGAAAGAAAGATAAAAAATAA
- the nuoK gene encoding NADH-quinone oxidoreductase subunit NuoK, producing the protein MENITSAIRIIPLEHYLFLCLALFSIGVIGVLFRRNTIVILMCIEMMLNSVNLLLTAFSAYRSDSSGQVFVFFIMVVAAAEVAVGLSILVMMKRNVDSIDINLLNKLKD; encoded by the coding sequence ATGGAAAATATAACATCAGCGATAAGAATTATACCCCTCGAACATTATCTGTTCCTTTGTCTGGCATTGTTCTCTATAGGAGTAATTGGTGTTCTTTTCAGAAGAAATACAATTGTAATTCTAATGTGTATTGAGATGATGCTTAATTCTGTGAATCTTTTGTTAACTGCATTTTCAGCATACAGATCTGATTCTTCGGGACAAGTATTTGTGTTCTTTATTATGGTGGTTGCAGCCGCAGAAGTGGCAGTGGGATTATCCATATTGGTTATGATGAAAAGAAACGTTGATTCAATAGATATAAACTTATTAAATAAATTAAAAGACTGA
- the nuoL gene encoding NADH-quinone oxidoreductase subunit L, translating into MFQNSWLILLFPLLGFVVTGIFSKKLTGKTSGIIASLMVLASFVYSAILFFQLKQITNSSVSVELFNWISSGKLSISFGFLIDPLSVTMMMIITGVGFLIHLFSIGYMHHDERVNTYFSQLNLFVFSMLLLVMSSNYLLMFVGWEGVGLCSYLLIGFWYRKNAFNNAARKAFIMNRIGDLGFIIGLIAIFTTFNSLDFNTVFSQSSHFLSGETIITFITLMLFVGAIGKSAQIPLFTWLPDAMAGPTPVSALIHAATMVAAGIYLVVRSSSLFILAPITMDVILVVGVTTALVAAIIALLQNDIKKVLAYSTVSQLGLMFIALGLGAFSTSLFHVTTHAFFKALLFLGAGSIIHSLQGQQDIRLMGGIRKSMPITFITFFIAVLAISGIPPFSGFFSKDEILAEAFHSNPLVWGLIVITSILTSFYMFRLLFLVFYGSYRGDSKTFGKIHESPKIMTIPLIVLAVLAFAGGFLNIPAMFGGTENFATFLKPSITLFNDFGFETKNHLTEILLALGVLLLIIVTILVSWYVFVKKSVLPVSDSTKRGIISKFIYNKFYFDEIYNFFIIKPYHWFSEKFTSFIETNIIDSIVNGIGSIVVFVGNKARLLQNGNIGFYMFVMIIAMISMIACIIWLK; encoded by the coding sequence ATGTTTCAGAATTCCTGGCTCATATTATTGTTCCCTTTGTTAGGATTTGTCGTTACCGGCATTTTCAGTAAAAAGCTTACAGGAAAAACTTCTGGTATTATTGCCAGTCTTATGGTTCTGGCATCATTTGTTTATTCTGCAATATTATTTTTTCAATTAAAACAAATTACAAATTCATCTGTTTCTGTTGAACTATTTAATTGGATAAGTAGCGGCAAACTTTCAATCTCATTTGGATTTTTAATTGATCCACTTTCGGTAACAATGATGATGATAATAACAGGGGTTGGGTTCTTGATTCATCTATTCTCTATTGGTTATATGCATCATGACGAAAGAGTAAATACATATTTCTCACAACTCAATCTTTTTGTATTCTCGATGTTGTTACTTGTTATGAGTTCCAACTATTTATTAATGTTTGTTGGTTGGGAAGGTGTTGGTTTGTGTTCTTACCTATTAATTGGTTTCTGGTATAGAAAAAATGCTTTTAACAATGCTGCCCGTAAGGCTTTTATAATGAATCGTATTGGTGATTTAGGTTTTATTATAGGTTTAATTGCAATCTTCACAACATTTAATTCATTAGATTTTAATACAGTATTTTCCCAGAGTTCACATTTTTTAAGTGGAGAAACTATAATCACTTTTATAACTTTAATGTTATTTGTTGGTGCAATTGGTAAAAGTGCACAAATTCCATTATTTACATGGCTACCTGATGCAATGGCCGGACCAACTCCTGTGTCAGCATTAATACATGCAGCAACTATGGTAGCTGCTGGTATTTATCTTGTTGTTCGTAGTAGTTCATTATTTATTCTGGCACCAATTACTATGGACGTTATACTTGTTGTTGGAGTTACTACTGCTTTAGTTGCTGCAATAATTGCATTATTACAAAACGACATTAAAAAAGTATTGGCTTATTCAACTGTTAGTCAGTTGGGTTTAATGTTTATTGCGCTTGGACTTGGTGCTTTTTCTACTTCATTGTTTCATGTAACAACACATGCATTTTTTAAAGCATTATTATTCCTCGGAGCAGGCAGTATTATTCACTCATTGCAAGGACAACAGGACATTCGTTTAATGGGAGGTATTAGAAAAAGTATGCCTATAACATTTATCACATTTTTTATTGCAGTACTTGCAATTTCAGGAATTCCGCCATTTTCAGGATTCTTTTCAAAAGATGAAATTTTAGCAGAAGCATTTCATTCAAATCCATTAGTATGGGGATTAATTGTTATTACTTCAATACTGACAAGTTTTTATATGTTTCGATTATTATTTTTGGTTTTCTATGGCTCATATAGGGGGGATTCTAAAACTTTTGGGAAGATTCATGAATCACCTAAAATAATGACCATTCCGCTTATTGTTTTGGCTGTTTTAGCGTTTGCAGGTGGGTTTTTAAATATTCCAGCTATGTTTGGAGGAACTGAAAATTTTGCAACTTTCTTAAAGCCTTCAATAACTTTATTTAATGATTTTGGATTTGAAACTAAAAACCATTTGACTGAAATATTACTTGCTTTAGGAGTGCTTCTTTTGATTATTGTTACAATTCTAGTTTCCTGGTATGTTTTTGTAAAAAAATCTGTGTTGCCAGTTTCAGATTCTACAAAAAGAGGAATAATTTCGAAATTTATTTATAATAAATTTTATTTCGATGAAATTTATAATTTCTTTATAATTAAGCCTTATCATTGGTTCTCAGAAAAATTCACATCATTTATTGAAACTAATATAATCGATTCAATTGTAAATGGAATAGGATCGATAGTTGTTTTTGTAGGAAATAAAGCGCGTTTATTACAAAACGGGAATATTGGTTTTTACATGTTTGTAATGATAATTGCTATGATATCAATGATTGCATGTATAATATGGTTAAAATAG
- a CDS encoding NuoM family protein: MYTLILILIPLLGSLAVLFFKNQKIVRPLALLISIGQLVLTAYTYYIFERVCPCNFKENIPWIPSLGINFHIALDGVGLLMVLLTNILFPLIILSGFGKNQERANIFYSLILLMQASLIGVFVSQNAILFYIFWELALIPIYFIVLLWGGERRQSITLKFFIYTLVGSLFMLVAFIYLFYLTSNTSFEIKEFHKLTISAYDQNWIFLFMFLAFAIKMPLFPFHTWQPDTYTTAPTQGSMLLSGIMLKMGIFGAIKWLLPIVPLALVKWQNPIIILSVIGVVYASFLAFRQKDLKRMIAYSSIAHVGLIGAGIFAGTFNSLQGVMVQMFAHGIYVVGLFYISDIIEERLQTRQIADLGGIRKIAGNFTILFFVIVLGSIALPLTNGFVGEFLLLLGIYDINVWYTVVGGLGMIMGAVYMLFTYQRIMLGESNKLTDSFIDIKKHEWFVLIPICILILFFGVHPQPLIDLTQSTILEIVKQINIIN; the protein is encoded by the coding sequence ATGTATACTTTAATACTCATATTAATTCCGTTGCTTGGAAGTCTTGCAGTTCTTTTCTTTAAGAACCAAAAGATTGTTCGACCTCTTGCACTGTTGATTTCGATAGGTCAGCTTGTATTAACAGCGTACACATATTATATATTTGAAAGAGTTTGTCCTTGTAACTTTAAAGAAAATATTCCATGGATTCCTTCTCTTGGAATTAATTTTCACATTGCTTTGGATGGTGTTGGGCTGCTAATGGTATTACTAACAAATATTTTATTTCCCTTAATAATTCTTTCGGGTTTTGGTAAGAATCAGGAAAGAGCAAATATCTTTTATTCTTTAATTTTGCTTATGCAGGCTTCATTAATTGGAGTTTTTGTTTCGCAGAATGCTATATTATTTTACATTTTTTGGGAGTTGGCCCTTATCCCAATATATTTTATTGTTCTATTGTGGGGAGGTGAGCGTAGGCAATCTATAACATTAAAATTCTTTATTTATACTCTTGTTGGTAGTTTGTTTATGTTAGTTGCATTTATTTATTTGTTCTATCTAACTTCAAATACCTCATTTGAAATAAAAGAGTTTCATAAACTTACAATTTCTGCATATGACCAGAACTGGATATTTTTATTTATGTTTTTGGCTTTTGCAATTAAAATGCCATTGTTCCCTTTTCATACTTGGCAACCTGATACATACACAACTGCACCTACACAAGGCTCGATGTTGCTTTCTGGTATAATGTTAAAAATGGGTATTTTTGGAGCAATAAAATGGTTATTGCCAATTGTTCCGTTAGCACTTGTAAAATGGCAAAATCCAATTATTATACTTTCAGTAATCGGTGTCGTTTATGCTTCATTCCTTGCATTCAGACAAAAGGACTTAAAGCGAATGATTGCATATTCTTCAATTGCACATGTTGGATTGATAGGTGCAGGAATATTTGCGGGAACATTTAATTCTCTACAAGGTGTTATGGTGCAAATGTTTGCTCATGGAATCTATGTGGTAGGATTATTTTATATATCAGATATTATTGAAGAAAGATTACAAACCAGACAAATCGCAGACCTTGGCGGTATAAGAAAAATAGCCGGTAATTTTACAATTCTGTTTTTTGTAATTGTATTAGGAAGCATTGCTTTGCCACTTACAAATGGTTTTGTAGGAGAATTTTTATTGTTGTTAGGAATTTACGATATAAATGTTTGGTATACTGTTGTTGGTGGTTTAGGAATGATAATGGGAGCAGTATATATGCTTTTTACTTATCAAAGAATTATGCTTGGTGAATCTAATAAATTAACAGATAGCTTTATTGACATTAAAAAGCATGAGTGGTTTGTACTTATTCCTATTTGTATTTTAATATTATTTTTTGGAGTTCATCCACAACCATTAATTGATTTAACACAATCCACAATATTAGAAATTGTAAAACAAATAAATATTATTAATTAA
- a CDS encoding NADH-quinone oxidoreductase subunit N produces MFSLITIAITGVLLLYLGFLKNRWIYISVAITGLITALAFSVFSWNSVESSFSNMLIVNNYAVAFNSLMIFTTLLIFLLAPHYFKGIEKNVPEIYALLIFSLAGACMVTSFDNLTMLFIGIETMSIPLYILAGSKKFSIRSNEASFKYFIFSSLATAIFLLGITLVYGMVGSFHVGDISNYFTITKEIPSILKVGIVLLVISFGFKIAAVPFHFWAPDVYEGSPTLITAFMATVVKIAGFAAFYKLLSSCFILIPDTWHHLILGLSVLSLIVGNVGAIKQKDVKRMLAYSSISHTGFMLFAVLSFNTFSASSLLYYSFAYALSTIAAFGVLMVVKNHMSADGSIEAFNGLAKKNPILAIVMTISMLSMAGIPVTSGFFAKYYIFVSAIQGELLWMVIVGIIAALVGVAYYLKLIIAMFAKTSETEKIVTSPLYVTSLLVAAILILIAGILPNLIVSLI; encoded by the coding sequence ATGTTTTCATTAATAACCATAGCAATTACAGGTGTTCTACTACTTTATCTGGGGTTTCTAAAAAACCGCTGGATATATATTTCTGTGGCTATTACCGGATTAATTACTGCACTAGCATTTTCTGTTTTTTCGTGGAATTCTGTAGAAAGCAGTTTTAGTAATATGCTAATTGTTAATAATTATGCTGTTGCCTTTAATTCATTAATGATATTTACCACATTACTTATTTTTCTTCTTGCTCCTCATTATTTTAAAGGTATAGAAAAAAATGTTCCTGAAATATATGCTTTGCTAATATTCTCGCTTGCAGGTGCATGTATGGTAACATCATTCGATAATTTAACTATGCTTTTTATTGGGATAGAAACAATGTCGATTCCATTATACATACTTGCAGGAAGTAAGAAATTCTCAATTCGCTCCAATGAGGCATCATTTAAATATTTTATTTTCAGTTCTCTTGCTACTGCAATTTTCTTATTGGGAATTACATTAGTTTACGGAATGGTAGGCTCATTTCATGTAGGTGATATTTCTAATTATTTTACAATAACAAAGGAAATACCTTCAATTTTGAAAGTAGGAATTGTATTACTTGTAATAAGTTTTGGATTTAAAATAGCAGCAGTTCCATTTCATTTCTGGGCTCCTGATGTTTATGAGGGTTCGCCTACGTTGATAACGGCATTTATGGCGACGGTTGTTAAAATTGCAGGATTTGCAGCATTCTATAAATTGTTATCTTCTTGTTTTATTTTAATTCCAGACACATGGCATCACCTTATCTTAGGTTTGTCAGTATTGTCTTTAATTGTTGGAAATGTAGGAGCTATTAAGCAAAAAGATGTAAAAAGAATGTTGGCTTATTCCAGTATTTCGCATACGGGATTTATGTTATTTGCAGTTTTGTCTTTTAACACTTTTTCGGCAAGTTCTTTATTGTACTACTCTTTTGCTTATGCTTTATCAACAATAGCGGCATTTGGAGTCTTAATGGTTGTAAAAAATCACATGAGCGCTGATGGTTCTATTGAGGCGTTTAATGGGTTGGCAAAAAAGAATCCTATACTGGCAATTGTTATGACAATATCAATGCTCTCTATGGCAGGGATTCCAGTAACTTCAGGATTTTTTGCGAAATATTATATTTTTGTTTCGGCTATTCAGGGAGAATTGTTGTGGATGGTAATAGTTGGAATTATTGCAGCTCTTGTTGGAGTTGCATATTATTTAAAATTAATTATTGCCATGTTTGCAAAAACCAGCGAGACTGAGAAAATTGTTACTAGCCCACTTTATGTAACATCTTTACTTGTAGCTGCAATATTAATTCTGATAGCAGGGATATTGCCGAATTTGATTGTTTCGTTGATATAG
- a CDS encoding NAD-dependent epimerase/dehydratase family protein yields MIVAIAGATGLTGSFCLQELLQNENISSVIAIGRKQTGIKHDKLKEVLLDNNKLSDIIKADAFICCLGTTIKKARTKEAFKSIDLELPVYLADKLINNGCNTVAVISSMGANPNSSIFYNKVKGQMEEAMKNINIKSFSILRPSIISGPRKEKRFGEKMGLIFITIFNPLLFGSLKHYKSIKAKDIAKALVHCVINQKTGTTIYLSGEIKELALF; encoded by the coding sequence ATGATAGTAGCAATAGCAGGAGCAACAGGTTTAACAGGAAGTTTTTGTTTACAGGAATTATTGCAAAACGAAAATATTTCAAGTGTAATTGCAATTGGTAGAAAACAAACAGGTATAAAACATGACAAACTTAAAGAAGTTTTATTAGATAATAACAAATTGTCAGATATAATTAAAGCTGATGCTTTTATTTGTTGTTTAGGCACTACAATTAAAAAAGCAAGAACCAAAGAAGCTTTTAAAAGCATCGACCTTGAATTGCCTGTTTATTTAGCAGATAAATTAATTAATAATGGATGTAATACAGTTGCAGTAATATCTTCAATGGGTGCAAATCCTAATTCATCTATTTTTTATAACAAAGTAAAGGGACAAATGGAAGAAGCTATGAAAAACATAAATATTAAAAGTTTTTCAATACTTCGTCCATCAATTATTTCAGGACCACGAAAAGAAAAAAGATTTGGAGAAAAAATGGGTTTAATCTTTATTACGATCTTTAACCCATTGCTATTTGGATCATTAAAACATTACAAATCTATAAAGGCCAAAGACATTGCAAAAGCATTAGTACATTGTGTTATAAATCAAAAAACAGGAACAACAATATATCTTTCTGGAGAGATTAAAGAATTAGCATTATTCTAA